The Castanea sativa cultivar Marrone di Chiusa Pesio chromosome 11, ASM4071231v1 genome contains a region encoding:
- the LOC142616271 gene encoding uncharacterized protein LOC142616271 yields MGLPEESRLRESLMRRPLEDMRQLMTHIEGYKLLEDDWLQSKGKAPVINHPRNISFQPRPRKDLRIQELGLGMGEVNVAFKELLVKARHLKEFVAATRNQEVGQADRLRGNPLPPPLEVIEVIHAVPKGTPVSRTRGILAVVPAENCAGEHSPRKKLMYTKQPIAFDNDDMEGTIQPHDNALVVTARIRGFIVKRIMIDQGSGADVMYPDLYRGLGLKKEDLSKYDMPLMGFDDHMVVPEGQISFPVSMKGKEVIVTFIVVASFSPYTAILGRPWIHDMGVIPSTLHVKVKFRTEDGIAVIRGNQQVARQCLVAAASREIEQKESTKKTPL; encoded by the exons ATGGGGTTGCCCGAGGAATCCAGACTGAGGGAATCATTGATGAGAAGGCCTCTCGAGGATATGAGGCAGTTGATGACGCACATTGAGGGGTATAAGCTATTGGAAGATGATTGGTTACAAAGCAAAGGGAAGGCCCCGGTCATAAATCATCCTCGGAATATCAGTTTCCAACCCAGACCCCGGAAGGATCTAAGGATTCAAGAGCTAGGTCTGGGAATGGGAGAAGTGAATGTAGCCTTCAAGGAACTG TTGGTGAAAGCAAGGCATCTGAAAGAGTTTGTGGCGGCAACGAGGAATCAAGAGGTCGGACAGGCGGATCGATTGCGTGGAAATCCTCTCCCACCCCCTTTGGAAGTAATAGAAGTCATCCATGCAGTTCCAAAGGGCACTCCAGTGTCTAGGACAAGGGGGATATTGGCCGTGGTACCGGCAGAAAATTGTGCGGGCGAGCATTCTCCTAGGAAAAAGCTAATGTACACTAAACAGCCCATTGCTTTTGACAATGACGATATGGAAGGCACCATTCAACCACACGATAATGCTTTGGTAGTCACGGCTCGCATAAGAGGTTTCATAGTAAAGAGGATAATGATAGATCAGGGGAGCGGTGCGGATGTAATGTACCCCGATTTGTACAGGGGGCTTGGGCTAAAGAAGGAAGACTTGTCCAAGTATGATATGCCATTGATGGGGTTTGACGACCATATGGTGGTTCCAGAAGGGCAGATTTCATTCCCTGTTAGTATGAAGGGTAAGGAGGTAATTGTAACATTCATAGTGGTCGCTTCTTTCTCACCATACACTGCAATCCTTGGAAGGCCATGGATTCATGACATGGGGGTCATACCTTCCACCCTGCATGTAAAGGTCAAGTTCCGCACCGAGGATGGAATTGCAGTGATAAGGGGTAATCAACAAGTAGCCAGACAGTGCTTAGTGGCTGCAGCTAGCCGAGAAATCGAGCAAAAGGAGTCCACCAAGAAAACCCCCTTATAG